A window from Triticum aestivum cultivar Chinese Spring chromosome 6D, IWGSC CS RefSeq v2.1, whole genome shotgun sequence encodes these proteins:
- the LOC123141656 gene encoding FCS-Like Zinc finger 6 yields MEFNASYFHAFGNPDFAAVFSDGSAQALRPNPSAGDGEGASVKAEKGAAVARPTATPSSVTFVVPDEELGEAHHFLNECSRCHKGLTGDIFMYRGDTPFCSEECRRKQIETEKARHRRKKQNSPKAQAQAAAAAAAAAERESAPQVRRPQPQ; encoded by the exons ATGGAGTTCAACGCATCCTACTTCCACGCGTTCGGCAACCCCGACTTCGCGGCGGTCTTCTCCGACGGCAGCGCGCAGGCCCTCCGGCCGAACCCCTCCGCCGGCGACGGCGAAGGAGCCAGCGTGAAGGCGGAGAAGGGAGCCGCGGTGGCTAGGCCCACCGCCACCCCCTCGTCCGTCACCTTTGTCGTCCCCGACGAGGAGCTGGGGGAGGCGCACCACTTCCTGAACGAGTGCTCCCGCTGCCACAAAGGCCTCACCGGCGACATCTTCATGTACAG AGGGGACACGCCATTCTGCAGCGAGGAGTGTAGGAGGAAGCAAATCGAGACGGAGAAGGCGAGACACCGGAGGAAGAAGCAGAACTCCCCCAAGGCGCAGGCGCAGGCGGCGGCcgccgcggcagcggcggcggagagaGAGAGCGCGCCCCAGGTGCGGCGGCCGCAGCCACAATAG
- the LOC123145128 gene encoding pentatricopeptide repeat-containing protein At3g53360, mitochondrial, translating into MALPPPLLPRSSCICRGVTRATPYKSVENIPDASTAPSATAQHSLLRAHTRAGRMQPARQVFEAMPPRDRSLVAWTAIMSGYATHGPASEALLLLLRMMERSLRPDGFVFSVVLRACAAVGNLRFGRQVHCAAAKMGYVDSDLFVANGLLTMYASCQSLGCAEKVFDGIAAPDLVSWTSMLSGYTENGCHTEALMLFVEMIHASIGCDAFTLSVALRAASSLANRSLGHQLHCCIIKSGFSKSGFLENCLIEFYGRSREPQLMQKVFDDMHDKDLVSSNSIIQCYADNMCDDQALSHFRAMMFECSECDEFTLGSILHVVTRRGAFGYGREIHGYLIRAGLDSDKHVMSALMDMYVNWATLHKGQCMLPLRMLRYYLLVQGKLDHFIVATSLRLCAFDQDLATGRMLHAYVLKFNMNSDPFVTSSLVDMYAKCGSVDESHVLFSRTKDPGTAAWTAVISGNCLNGQFERAMHLFRRMQLEHVQPNEFTYTSVLTACVALGDVVGGMEIQGNSIRTGYGTNASVVQSLISFYLREGQFKQALKLCLSLSNREISWEALVKDFAQGDDHVGILNLLCVIQRSGGVLDYPTSLHILNSCGKLELLREGLQAHAYLTKRGLASEPCISNHLIDMYSNCGSLKNALDAFRYMSDKSASTWTSIIIAHLENGCPETAIDLFVQMLRREKIPTSIAFLSVLKACAEIGLVSEAFQFFVSMTEVYKIEPSEGHYSHMIEVLSHSGMFKEAEHFIDSVVPLESSASAWTLLCSAAKQNGNTKIVKLAMDKLASLAPCDCRANASLGNVIPITDYLIRRHQCNE; encoded by the coding sequence ATGGCGCTCCCTCCTCCCTTGCTCCCGCGCTCTTCCTGTATTTGCAGAGGCGTCACCAGAGCCACCCCGTACAAATCCGTGGAAAACATACCGGATGCCTCCACTGCCCCCTCCGCCACAGCGCAGCACTCGCTGCTTCGCGCCCATACGCGCGCCGGCCGAATGCAGCCCGCGCGGCAGGTGTTCGAGGCAATGCCGCCGCGGGACAGGTCCCTCGTCGCTTGGACTGCTATCATGTCCGGGTACGCCACCCACGGCCCCGCCTCCGAggcgctgctcctgctgctgcgcATGATGGAGCGGTCACTGAGGCCGGACGGGTTCGTCTTCTCAGTCGTGCTGCGCGCCTGCGCGGCAGTCGGGAACCTCAGATTTGGAAGGCAGGTCCACTGCGCCGCTGCGAAGATGGGCTACGTAGATTCTGACCTCTTTGTGGCAAACGGCCTCCTTACCATGTACGCGAGCTGCCAGTCGCTGGGTTGCGCTGAGAAGGTGTTCGATGGCATTGCCGCACCTGATCTGGTTTCTTGGACCTCCATGCTCAGCGGCTACACTGAAAATGGCTGCCATACCGAGGCGCTAATGTTGTTCGTGGAAATGATCCATGCCAGTATTGGATGTGACGCGTTCACTCTGTCAGTTGCACTCAGGGCAGCTTCTAGTTTGGCCAACCGAAGTTTGGGACACCAGCTGCATTGCTGCATCATCAAGTCAGGATTCTCTAAAAGCGGGTTCTTGGAGAACTGCCTGATCGAGTTCTATGGGAGGTCCAGGGAACCACAGCTgatgcagaaggtgtttgatgacaTGCATGACAAGGATTTGGTTTCTTCCAATAGCATCATCCAGTGCTATGCAGATAACATGTGTGATGATCAGGCTTTGTCTCACTTCCGTGCTATGATGTTTGAATGCTCGGAATGCGATGAGTTTACATTGGGTAGCATTTTGCATGTTGTCACCAGAAGAGGAGCTTTTGGTTATGGAAGGGAAATACATGGCTACCTCATTAGAGCAGGTCTAGACTCAGATAAGCATGTTATGAGTGCTCTGATGGATATGTATGTCAATTGGGCTACTCTTCATAAGGGACAATGTATGCTACCTTTGAGAATGCTAAGATACTATTTGCTGGTCCAGGGAAAGTTGGATCACTTTATTGTGGCCACTAGTTTGAGGTTGTGCGCTTTTGATCAAGATTTAGCAACAGGAAGGATGTTACACGCCTATGTTTTGAAGTTCAACATGAATTCAGATCCCTTTGTCACTAGTTCACTGGTCGACATGTATGCTAAATGCGGTTCTGTGGATGAATCACATGTTCTCTTTTCAAGAACCAAGGATCCAGGGACAGCCGCATGGACTGCGGTAATCTCAGGCAACTGCTTGAATGGTCAATTTGAAAGAGCAATGCATTTGTTCAGGAGGATGCAGTTGGAGCATGTGCAACCTAACGAGTTCACTTATACCTCTGTACTTACAGCATGTGTGGCTCTTGGGGATGTCGTAGGTGGCATGGAGATCCAGGGCAACTCCATCAGAACTGGTTATGGAACCAATGCTTCTGTTGTGCAAAGTCTTATAAGCTTTTACTTAAGAGAAGGGCAGTTCAAGCAGGCCCTTAAGCTGTGCTTATCACTCTCAAACCGTGAGATTTCTTGGGAAGCACTGGTTAAAGATTTTGCTCAAGGTGATGATCACGTTGGAATACTTAATCTTTTGTGTGTTATCCAACGTTCTGGTGGGGTTCTTGATTATCCAACTTCATTACACATCTTGAATTCTTGTGGAAAATTGGAACTCCTTCGTGAAGGGCTTCAAGCACATGCCTACCTTACAAAGCGTGGCCTTGCTTCTGAACCATGCATCAGCAATCACCTTATTGACATGTACTCCAATTGCGGCAGTCTCAAAAATGCATTGGATGCCTTCCGATATATGTCTGACAAGAGTGCATCTACTTGGACCTCAATAATCATAGCTCATCTAGAAAATGGCTGTCCAGAGACAGCCATTGACTTGTTTGTGCAGATGTTAAGAAGAGAGAAAATACCAACTTCGATTGCATTCTTATCTGTGCTGAAGGCCTGTGCAGAAATCGGCCTTGTAAGTGAAGCCTTCCAGTTCTTTGTGTCCATGACCGAGGTTTACAAAATAGAACCTTCAGAAGGTCATTACTCGCATATGATTGAGGTTTTGAGTCATTCTGGTATGTTCAAGGAAGCAGAGCATTTCATTGATAGTGTGGTCCCTTTGGAATCTAGTGCTTCAGCCTGGACTTTACTTTGTTCTGCTGCCAAACAAAATGGAAACACCAAAATCGTGAAGCTTGCAATGGACAAACTCGCAAGCCTTGCTCCATGTGATTGTCGAGCAAATGCTTCACTGGGAAATGTCATCCCCATCACTGACTATTTAATCAGGCGGCACCAGTGTAATGAGTGA